The following DNA comes from Musa acuminata AAA Group cultivar baxijiao chromosome BXJ1-4, Cavendish_Baxijiao_AAA, whole genome shotgun sequence.
ATAGCGCAAAGGCTGCAGCGCGCCGTTATAGCTTATACCAATTGATGAACTAGCATAtaaaattcttttcttttttcatttttggaCTATTGAAACGTAAGCTGGTAACTTTGTCTGGAAATATGGCAAACTATGAAAGGTTAGGAATACTCACTGAGAGAAGGTCGACACCTACTGGTTCAAGATTTGGCACCACTGCTGCCAGATCCTGCAGAGGAAATCTTGCATTaggttcttaatattttcatcccGGTAATTCTTTGGTATATTCTTAGTGGCACCACATAGATAAGCACCGAATTTCCAGAGTCATGCATAATGAAATTTTTGTGCAAGTCCTCAGTATATTTTCTGATGCATGAAGCATCAACTAATCAAACAAAAGGTTTAAAGCAAGTTCATTGTTTCCTTACCATAGGATCCCATTTGGGAAAAGAACACTTGAAGTGAGGTAATGATGTAACCCCTGACCAAGTTTCTTCATTAGGAGTACCTAAAACTCTTCATACATACACGTTAAAGGAAATCATATGACACTTTTAGGTATATATCAATTGCATGGAGCAAAACCAGAACTTGAAATCTTAGTGACAATAATATGTAAACCTGAAAATTTTGAACAACTGAGAAATCTCCGAATCTCCACAGAACAGTGGGCATCGATTCACCATTTCTACAAAAATACAACCTATCGACCATAAGTCGACTGGAGTAGAATAGTGGCGAGACCCAAGAAGAATTTCCGGTGCTCTATACGCCAGGGTAACAACCTGAAAAAAGAATAAGTGAACAGAGATTCCGATGCATAAATAAAATGAAGTATAGAATGAAATAGTTAGGATCATTTTTCAGGAATAAAGTGCTTAGAGAAGCATAGAGATGCAGAATAATTATCTTAAAGGTGCTTTACTAGAAGcacaaatatatatcatcaatgtttcttGCAATCAACAATCAAATATATCTCATGTTTGAACCTTTATGTACTTTGAATCGTTTATGATAGTTGTGCTACATAATCGTTTATGATAGTCGTTTATCATCAACGTTTCTTGCAATCAACAATCAAATATATCTCATGTTTGAACCGTTATGTACTTTGAATAGTTTATGATAGTTGTGCTACATAATAGTTTGTCATTCTCATCTGAGCAACCAAAACAATCAGAATTTGCAAGAAAGAAAcatcatcaaataaatcaactACCTCATTGGTCAATGTCTGGACAGGAATATCAAATGCCCTACCCAATCCGAAATCGGCAATTTTTATGGTGTTAGTTTGCAGGTCAATCAGCAAATTCCGAGGTTTTAGATCACGGTGAAGAACCCTATGAGAATGGCAGTACTCAATACCACTTAAAATTTGGTATAGAAATTTCTGCAAAAAAGGAAAGTGGTACTTATCAGCCACTAAGATTCTAAAACTGTATAATACTACTTCAACATACACCATACATATTCAATCAGGAACTAAAGGATGCCTAATAAACTAACAAACGTATGAGAGGTGAGCGTTGTTTTTAGCTGCCAACTGAGTACATTGGCcaaaatgatcttaattcttTTCCCATGTGTCTACGTACCAAAAATAAGAAAGCCTATGTTACTATGGTTAGAACAAACATTAATAACTAACTAGTTGCTTGATGTGTGAAAATGATTAGTAACTCATCCCTGAGCCAAGACAATTTGGTAGAGAATAGAATGCTATAATACTTGTAACCCAGGAAGAAACATAAACAGAAAAAATAACAAGTAGATCGTTGAATCAATCTCGAAGGTGAAAATTACTCAAAAAGTAAAACTGAAAGCACTAACTTGAATATAGAGTAAATTAAATTCAATCTTGAGGGATTGAAATTAGCCAATGAAAAATCAAGAACACTCCCTTGAACACAAGGAAAAAGATACCAACTCAAATTCAGATGTGAGGAATGTCTTTAGTCTTTACAAACACCTATATGAGAAAACATTTTAAGAGATAAACTTATAACAAGAGAAAAACATGATTAGTATTTTTACAATAAAGTAG
Coding sequences within:
- the LOC135642298 gene encoding cell division control protein 2 homolog isoform X1; amino-acid sequence: MLSQYEKVEKIGEGTYGVVYKARDRQTNEMIAIKKIRIKEEDEGIPGFVIREVSLLKEMHHCNIVRLLDVGVSERSVYLIFEYLDLDLKKHMDSCQTFSEDHRLMKKFLYQILSGIEYCHSHRVLHRDLKPRNLLIDLQTNTIKIADFGLGRAFDIPVQTLTNEVVTLAYRAPEILLGSRHYSTPVDLWSIGCIFVEMVNRCPLFCGDSEISQLFKIFRVLGTPNEETWSGVTSLPHFKCSFPKWDPMDLAAVVPNLEPVGVDLLSKMLCLEPGRRITARKALEHEYFKDLETVP
- the LOC135642298 gene encoding cell division control protein 2 homolog isoform X2 — protein: MERYEKVEKIGEGTYGVVYKARDRQTNEMIAIKKIRIKEEDEGIPGFVIREVSLLKEMHHCNIVRLLDVGVSERSVYLIFEYLDLDLKKHMDSCQTFSEDHRLMKKFLYQILSGIEYCHSHRVLHRDLKPRNLLIDLQTNTIKIADFGLGRAFDIPVQTLTNEVVTLAYRAPEILLGSRHYSTPVDLWSIGCIFVEMVNRCPLFCGDSEISQLFKIFRVLGTPNEETWSGVTSLPHFKCSFPKWDPMDLAAVVPNLEPVGVDLLSKMLCLEPGRRITARKALEHEYFKDLETVP